The genomic segment ATGGGTGTGAACTTTTTTGTTGTGATATTTTATGTTGAACAATAGTGTTTgatgattttgagaggtttcTATGGAAAACACGATGGTTGAATTTCTATgttattttttcaatattttgcaTGATTGGTGGATTGGATTAACACCCACCCTTTGATATGCCAAAAATGGTACAATTTACATGTGAAAATAAAGTGATAGATTGTGAATAAATTTTCCAATTTATGGCTGTGTCAAGTATTTACTGAAAATTTATGTATTCCAGACAAATTTTTGCCGAAATAAGAGATGACGCAAACAGCTACCAACTGATGAGTAATTTCTTTTTAATCATAGGCTATGATTATTGATGGTGTCCATTGTTTTGACTACTGGGACAAATATGAGAGTAAACCTCAAAAACACGATACCACTAATAAAtttcatatctgaaacaaaTTCAAGAGCCTTTTAccccatacttggattaataACAAACTAggacataaataaaataaaaagaaaagaaaaaagggGAATGCAAAAGAATTACAGCCTTAATTGAAATGATGGAAGAGAGTCTTATCCTTAATAAGCTCTTCACTCAGATGCGTTGGGATCAGTTCTCGGCCATATTCATTTCGAGCGCAACTTGCTTTCTTGTACGATTTATGTTGAGAAGACTCAAGTATGTATGCTTCTCTAGCTCTTCCAGCTGTCCCAAAAACCTAGGCTCCTGCATTTGGAATACCTTGGCAGCCACCTTTAAGGTCTCACTCTTCCCCCTTTTAACACAATTATCAACTAGCGAGTGCATGTGTTCCATTTCCTCGTTCATAGTCTTTTCGAGCCAACTTACTGTGTCGAAATCATTGATCAGTGTATATACCCCTCTTGCTGCAGCATCTAGTTGTGCAAATAGTCTTTTGAGACGTTCTTTATCCAatctttgttttgttttattctTTACCAACAATATTAAGAAACAAGCAAGTATTATTGGGCCAACCACCATGCCTATTGTGCTATGCATGGCCAAAACTAGCAAAGCAGCAGTCAATGCACCTCCGCCCACTActttaaatattgttttgacCAATTTAATACACCTGTTGGCCTTGATTCTTTGTTTGGTTTTATTATGTTGGGATGTTAATTCACGATACAAAAGTACGTGATTATGGTGTAATTCATGGAACTTCTCAGGGCTGATCACTGAAAGAGGGTTCTGTGAAGTGAATGTAACCAAAACTTTTTGTACCTGGTAGTACTCATCACTAGTCCAAGTTGaactgattttttttatcatatccTGTATTTCTAGATAATTAATGCGTTCTTGATTGATATTTCTGAGGAGAAATTCACAGTTTTGGAATGCTTCTAGACTAGTATTAAAGTACTCGGCAAAAATTTGGAGATTTGGGTTCTCTAATATAGGGGTTAGGGTTTCTTGGCGGGGTTCAAGTAGATGGTCCACGAGATGGACTTTGCTTAGATGAGGGGGAGTTGATAAGGAGTGTGGGCATTGTTCATCAAAAGACTTATTTATTTTCAGTTGGCTTTGAACTTTGTTGTATATCTCAGTGTAAGATTTCGTCCTAAATGCTTCTTTATATTCGTCATTCAAGTTTGGCTTGCTCACTAAGCTATTCACATCAGCTTTTCTGCTTCTTCCTGAATCCAAACAACCAAACAACATTGATTCAAATAGTATGAAACTGTATCAATCATCAAAACATATATCGAAAGAATGACATCAGGGTAAAACATAAGCACAAAAACTAATTAGAATAATTGACAATTAAGTAAAAAATTCACATTCAAAATCAGGATTTGTTAAGTAGAATATCAAATCTTTGTATCCTGATGGAAATTAAAATCTGATGA from the Primulina tabacum isolate GXHZ01 chromosome 8, ASM2559414v2, whole genome shotgun sequence genome contains:
- the LOC142552910 gene encoding UPF0496 protein At1g20180-like — encoded protein: MLFGCLDSGRSRKADVNSLVSKPNLNDEYKEAFRTKSYTEIYNKVQSQLKINKSFDEQCPHSLSTPPHLSKVHLVDHLLEPRQETLTPILENPNLQIFAEYFNTSLEAFQNCEFLLRNINQERINYLEIQDMIKKISSTWTSDEYYQVQKVLVTFTSQNPLSVISPEKFHELHHNHVLLYRELTSQHNKTKQRIKANRCIKLVKTIFKVVGGGALTAALLVLAMHSTIGMVVGPIILACFLILLVKNKTKQRLDKERLKRLFAQLDAAARGVYTLINDFDTVSWLEKTMNEEMEHMHSLVDNCVKRGKSETLKVAAKVFQMQEPRFLGQLEELEKHTYLSLLNINRTRKQVALEMNMAEN